Proteins encoded by one window of Oncorhynchus clarkii lewisi isolate Uvic-CL-2024 unplaced genomic scaffold, UVic_Ocla_1.0 unplaced_contig_14082_pilon_pilon, whole genome shotgun sequence:
- the LOC139395734 gene encoding epithelial membrane protein 2, which translates to MLVILTFILLFHVISVILLFISTINNAWWVASAPGGNVIYTDLWYSCNVTCLPVKNGASTDAVYLQAVQATMILSTILCCVGFFVFILQLFKLKQGERFVFTAIIQLMASLCVMIGASIYTAQRESFTEESLRKGGYGSSYVLAWISFPMTVFSGLMYLVLRKRK; encoded by the exons atgttGGTGATTTTaaccttcatcctcctcttccacgTCATCtcagtcatcctcctcttcatcagcacCATCAACAAT GCATGGTGGGTGGCGTCTGCTCCAGGAGGCAACGTGATTTACACTGACCTGTGGTACTCCTGTAACGTAACATGTCTCCCTGTCAAGAACGGCGCTTCCACTGACGCAG tctatctACAGGCTGTCCAGGCCACTATGATCCTGTCCACAATTCTCTGCTGCGTGGGTTTCTTTGTGTTCATCCTTCAGCTCTTCAAACTGAAACAAGGAGAGAGATTTGTCTTTACAGCCATCATCCAGCTAATGGCTA gccTGTGTGTGATGATCGGAGCGTCCATCTACACGGCGCAGAGGGAGAGTTTTACGGAGGAGTCTCTAAGGAAGGGAGGATACGGTTCATCCTACGTCCTGGCCTGGATTAGTTTCCCCATGACTGTCTTCAGTGGACTCATGTATCTGGTGTTGAGGAAACGCAAATAA
- the LOC139395735 gene encoding keratin-associated protein 12-2-like, with protein SVSLSLCRSVCLSVSVCLCVGLSLCLSVSVCLCVSLSVCLSVSVCLSVSVCLCVCLCVSLSVCLCVSLSVCLCVSLSVCLCVSVCLCVGLSLCRSVSVSVCLCVSVSVCLCVGLSLCLCVCLCVSLSVCLCVSLSVCLCVSLSVCLCVGLSLCL; from the exons tctgtcagtctgtctctctgtcggtctgtctgtctctctgtgtcggtctgtctctgtgtcggtctgtctctgtgtctctctgtgtcggtctgtctctgtgtctctctgtcggtctgtctctctgtgtcggtctgtctctctgtgtcggtctgtctctgtg tctgtctctgtgtctctctgtcggtctgtctctgtgtctctctgtcggtctgtctctgtgtctctctgtcggtctgtctctg tgtgtcggtctgtctctgtgtcggtctgtctctgtgtcggtctgtctctgtgtcggtctgtctctgtgtctctgtgtcggtctgtctctgtgtcggtctgtctctctgtctctgtg tctgtctctgtgtctctctgtcggtctgtctctgtgtctctctgtcggtctgtctctgtgtctctctgtcggtctgtctctgtgtcggtctgtctctgtgtctc